The sequence below is a genomic window from Dermacentor albipictus isolate Rhodes 1998 colony chromosome 2, USDA_Dalb.pri_finalv2, whole genome shotgun sequence.
CAACCGGCAGCTCGTGCGACATCTCTCTTGGCTCTTTGTGCAGCTGTACGGCCCCGTCGCAGCTCCTCGTCTCCTCGTCGATCGATTAGGGAACGAACACTTCGCGAACGCGTCTCGCCCTTTATTCTGCGGGTCGAATGTCGAGGCTTCCTACAAGCTGCTCCTTACGGTGTTGTACTTCGTGTCGAGAATTTCCAGCCACGACAAAGCTTTGGTCGAGGCCTGTTTCGACTCGTTAATCGTAATGGGAGCGGAGAAGGTCGCCGGCTCCAGTTGGCTGGAGGAGGACAGCAAACTGCTCGCCGGAGCCAAGATCAAGGCCGTAGAAGCGCGCGTCTGGCCCGACGAGGTTCTCGTGGAGACGGGCGTCCTGGAGCAGATCTACAAGGAGTTTCCGGAAAACAGGTCTTCGTTCGCCGCTTACTGGGTCGAATCTCGCAGGAAAATTCGCAACGTCAAACGCAGAAAGCTGTACCGCCGACTGTCCAATCAGCCTCTCAGTTCCCGAGAACCGTACCTGAGCTACGATGCAACTCTCAATCACGTACTCATCGCCCTGGGCGCTCTGGTCAGGCCGTTGTTCTACAGGAACGGAACCAAGGGCATGTTGTACGGAGGGATCGGCTTCTTGATGGCGCTGGAACTTGTGAAATCGCTGGACAAGGCCGGATTGCGATGGGAGCCCAGTGGCAACGCCGTCGCGCATTCCCTTCTCTCGAAGACGTCCTTGGAAGAGTACGCGTCGCGTTCTTCGTGCTTCGGTCCAGAAGAAAGGAACGTGAGCGCTTTTCCGGAGATACCAGCGTTAGAGGTCGCTTACGCCGCGTTCCAGCAGGCACTGGAGAGCGACGGACGCCGGTTCAAGATCGGAGAGAACTTTACCGAGGAGCGAGTGTTCTTCTTGACCCTCTGTTTCACGACGTGCCAGCGAAGATACGTCGTAAGCCCCGCCAGCGCCGACTGCAATAAGGCCGTGCGAAATTTCCCCCCGTTTGCGGAGACGTTTTCCTGCCCCAACGGTTCCAACATGAACCCGCATGTTCAGTGCCGGTTCTTTGACTGACCCCCGAAATGCAAACCCGACATGACAATATAGAACTTGCTCGATAGACGCTTGTTTCATCTAAACTGATATGCGTTTTGCACTGTGCTCAAGACAGACAAGAGAGGAGCCAAATTTCTCGAGTGCGCTTCCGCCAATGGTCTCTTTTGATTTCAGCAATATTTAGTCGAATACTAACTAGAAATATAGATAAGGCTTCAGTGCGGGGCTTAGTAGCGCACTATATAACTCACCCACCGCTTACCTGAGCTTCAGGAAAGTGTTTCTTATGGCCCAGGCAGTGCTTAGTTGAGCGGTAAATCCTCCTTTTTGTTTATagatttgtttgttttgtttgtttgtttttctttttctttgtttttttacggTTGCCTCTTATACGTATCTGTGGATATCTGAGGATATTCTTCATGCCATATGTCTaggtttcttgttgttgttttactTTTACTTTGAACTATGCACTGGACACTGTCACATACGTGGCATTGCTCAAGGTTTTGCGTATTCATAGTCAGACTATAACTCCTCTTTATATAATGTAGCTGGGCAAAAAGTGGTTTCTGGACGAGCTTGCCGGACACCTAGTTCCATTTTCATTGCTGATGTGCAGAAAACGTTTCCGCATGTCTAGCATATTAAGTGCCCCACATTTAGGATTTGCTGAAGTGGCCTTTCGTGTGTGAGTAGCTGACGAATGTGGCGCTGCACCATTTTTGTATGTGAAAGGATGCGATTGAATGGCAAACGTTTATTGTACAGAAGCagcaaaaaaatatatgcac
It includes:
- the LOC135899820 gene encoding endothelin-converting enzyme-like 1, which produces MVTAFDRLLSRGQRRIPHSSVTSPVFKTTLGETTVVAAGLCIFWAAFAVIVLLMRELRAPDELDDTLCQTDDCVRHAKLLADITTMSSVDPCEDFAAYVCSVWSPPRLQTDEDYASAMDTAIYHWYRGLRDTLHSGVSQVPIGMKALEMYEACVDGESRYGIEQDEFLRFIKEAGLSWPEYPPERVDALSVFVSLSFNFEAPAWFTVVISDSRDRKHWRLVISPDGYLPILLAQHRDIVKQGGYVSHWKRIWNSIVPGAASPKEDDLDTEHHAMEDILGKLHEAASSPLKETALFTLGDIGKYTPSLPSSRWVEALNETLPLYPTMTTEVYFTDVSYMRTVGDLFTLYDNRQLVRHLSWLFVQLYGPVAAPRLLVDRLGNEHFANASRPLFCGSNVEASYKLLLTVLYFVSRISSHDKALVEACFDSLIVMGAEKVAGSSWLEEDSKLLAGAKIKAVEARVWPDEVLVETGVLEQIYKEFPENRSSFAAYWVESRRKIRNVKRRKLYRRLSNQPLSSREPYLSYDATLNHVLIALGALVRPLFYRNGTKGMLYGGIGFLMALELVKSLDKAGLRWEPSGNAVAHSLLSKTSLEEYASRSSCFGPEERNVSAFPEIPALEVAYAAFQQALESDGRRFKIGENFTEERVFFLTLCFTTCQRRYVVSPASADCNKAVRNFPPFAETFSCPNGSNMNPHVQCRFFD